The DNA sequence ACCGGCCGGGTCCTGCACACGCTCAACCTGCGGCTGTTCCCCGACCAGCTCGTCTACGTGGCCGACCACGCCGAGGACGAGGTCGTGTTCGTCGAGCGCTCCCTGCTCGGCCTGTTCTGGCCGCACGTGGACCGGATGACCACGGTGCGCCACGTCGTCGTCATCGACGACGGTGCACCGACCGAGATCCCCGACGACCCGCGGATCCGGCTCTACGAGGAGCTCCTGGCCGCGGCCGAGCCCTTCGCGGGCCGGTTCGTCGTCGACGACGAGAACACCGCCGCCGCGATGTGCTACACCTCGGGCACCACCGGCAACCCCAAGGGCGTCGTCTACTCGCACCGCTCGACGCTGCTGCACTCGCTCGCGACGCTGTTCGCCGACGGCGTCGGGCTCCGCGAGCGCGACGTGGTCCTGCCGGTCGTCCCGATGTTCCACGCCAACGCATGGGGCCTGCCCTACGGCTGCCTGCTGGCCGGGACCTCGCTCGTGCTGCCCGGCCCCGGGATGACCCCGGACGCGCTGCTGTCACTGATCCAGGACCACCGGGTCAGCGTCGCTGCGGGTGTCCCGACGATCTGGATGGGCCTGCTGCCCAAGCTCGGCGACTACGACTGCTCGTCGCTGCGGGTCCTGCTCTGCGGCGGCTCGGCGGTGCCGAAGTCCCTGTCCGAGGGCTTCCGTGCCGCAATCGGATTGCCGGTCCTGCAGGGCTGGGGGATGACCGAGACCTCGCCGGTGGCGACCCTGGGTGTGCTGCGCTCCCAGCACGACGACCTCTCCGACGACGAGAAGGCCACCGTGCGCGCCCTCCAGGGGCCCCCGGTCCCGCTCGTCGACCTGCGGATCGCCGACCCCGAGACCGGCGCCGAGCAGCCCTGGGACGGCACCAGCACCGGCGAGGTGCAGGTGGCGGGCCCGTGGATCGCCTCGGAGTACTACCGCGGCGAGGGCGGCGGCACGCAGTTCACCTCCGACGGCTGGCTGCGCACCGGTGACGTCGCCGTCGTCGACGGCCTGGGCTACGTCAAGCTCGTCGACCGCACCAAGGACCTGGTCAAGTCCGGTGGCGAGTGGATCAGCTCGGTGGAGCTGGAGAACGAGATCATGTCGCACCCGAAGGTCGCCGAGGCCGCGGTCATCGCGATCCCGCACGAGCGCTGGGTGGAGCGCCCGATGGCGTGCGTCGTGGTGAAGGACGGCGAGACCCTCACCGCCGACGAGCTCATCGCGTTCCTCACCGACCGGGTGGCCAAGTGGTGGCTCCCCGACGCCGTCGAGTTCATCGACGAGGTGCCCAAGACGAGCGTCGGGAAGTTCTCGAAGAAGACACTCCGTGAGAAGTTCGAGGGCTACTCGCTGACCTGACCGGCCGTCTCGCGGTCCGTGGTCCCGGTGCGCGGCGCCGGGACCACGGCCGAGCCGCCCTGCTCGGGGATGACTCCGTCCGGGACGGCCGCGGTGGCCCCGGAGAGCAGGTCGAGGCAGTGCACCTCGCCGCACCCGTCGCCGACGACCACCGTGCCGCCCCCGACCGCGACCGCGGTCAGCGGTGCGTCGAGCGGAACCCGGCCGAGCGCGGTCGCCGAGGTCAGGTCCCACAGCACCGCGGAGCCGTCCGAGCCCGCGGTCACCGCGCGGCACCGGCCCGCACCGGCGGCCGCGGTCAGGTGCGCCGCGTCGGCACGCACCGTGGTCACCGTGGCCGACCCGGCCCGCCAGACGTGCACCCGGCCGTCGGCGTCGCAGACCACGCCGTGGCAGCCGTCGTCGTCGACGGCCACGGCCGTGACCAGCCCGGCCGGCAGCGCCACGACGGACACCTTCGCGGAGGCCGGCCGCCAGCAGACCAGCAGACCGTCCGCGGCGAGCAGCACGGTCGCCCCGCCGGGGGTCGGCGCGGCCACCCGCGGTGCCGACGGCAGCCGGGTGGTGCGGAAGGCACGCCCGGTGCGCGCGTCGCGCACGGCGACCGTGCCGTCCGGCTCACCGGTCACCACCAGCGCGCCCCGCCCGGCCAGCACACGGCCGGGCAGCGACACCGCACCGGCCCGCACCCCGGTCGTCGCGTAGCGCTCCTCGACGGTCGAGGCCCCGGTGACGGCGAACAGCCGGGTGCCGGAGGGGTCGAACCACAGCGGACCCGCGCCGGCCGGGACGCTCCAGCGACGCGTGCCGGTGGTCGGGTCGTGGGCGAGCACCCCGTCGGAGCGGCGGCCGGCCGAGACGACCAGGCTCCCGGTCGCGGCGACCGCACCGACCGCGGGGGAGACCCCGGCGGGTCCGCCGGTGCCTGGGCGGGCCCGTGCGGGGTCCCAGACCAGGACGCGGCCGTGGTCGTCCCCGGACGCGACGACGGTGCCCGCCGGGTCGGCGACGACCGCACGGACCGCGGCACCGTGTCCGGCGAGCTCGGTGACCGGGCCGGAGCCGGCGGTCGGGACGAGCTGCACGGTCCCGTCCACCCGTCCGACGACGACCCGGCCCTCGCCGGCGCGCGCGGCCGCGGTGACCGCGACCTCGTCGCCGGGGACGTCGAGCCGCACCGCGTCCTGCGGCACCCCGTCGACCAGCGCGAACACGTGCAGGGCGCCGTCGGCGGTGGCCGCGAGCAGCTGTCCCGCCGTCGGCACGACCACGGCGGCCACGGCGGGCCCGCCCTCCAACAGCCCCAGCGGGGCCCCGCTGGCCGGGTCCCAGGACCGGAGAGTGCCGTCCACCCCGCCGGACACGACGGTGCCCTGGCCGGTCGCGGTCAGCGCGGTGACCGGGCCGTCGTGGCCGTGGGCGACCGAGACGGCCGCGCCGCTGGTCACGTCCCACACCCGCACCGCACCGTCGGCGCCGCCCGCGAGCACCCGGGTCGGGGAGGCCCCGGTCACCGCGAGCGCGGTCACCGGGCCGGGCGACCCGGCAAGGGCCGTGACCTCGGCGCCGCGGGCCGGGCCGTCGGTGGCCAGCACCCGCACACCGGGGGCGTCCCCGGCGAGGGCGAGCAGACCGCCGTCGGGGGACAGGGCGACCGTCCGGGCGCGGGCCGCGGAGGTCTGCGGCCGCGGACCGTCGGGCCCGGCGAGCGGGTCCGGGACCGCGTGTCCGGTCGCGGTGTCCCAGGCGCCGCTCTCGCCGGAGGCGTCGAGCGACAGCAGCAGGCCGTCCGGCCCGGCGAGCAGCGCGACGACCGCGTCGCCGTGGCCCTCCAGGACCCGGCTCAGCGCCGCCGACGGCGGCCGGGTGCGCCAGCGGGTGGTCAGCGCGGGGACCCCCTGGGCGGCGAGCCGGGCCCGGGCCGCCCCGGCCAGTGCGGCCTCCCCGGCCAGGACGGCCCCGGCGAGCAGGTGCTGGGCGACCGGTGCGGTACCGGAGCGGCGCAGGTGGTGCGCCTCGAGGTCCAGGACGCGGCGCAGCGCCTCGGGTGTCACCCCGTCCGGCGCGACGCCCGGGTGCTCCCCGTACGGCGGTTCGCCGGCGGCGATGCGCCGATCCAGCCCGTCCCAGAACGTCTCGACGGCCATGCGTGTGAGCCCTCCCCGGGGTCACGTTCGGTTACCTGTCGTGGCCCCGCGCTCCATCGTTAACGCGGGAGGGGGTGTCGCCACCGAACCGGCGGTGACCGGCGGCGAGCCCTCGGTGACCGGCGCGCGGACTCTCGGTGTCGGAGGCGGGGGCCGGTGTCGGAGGTGGGGGCTACCGTCCGTCTCGTGCCCGCCACCACTCGTGCCGTCCGTTCGCTCACCGAGATCGCGGTGCTCGCGCCGCTGGTCGTCGCACGCCGCACCGCCCGGATGCTCACCTCGGGCTTCCCGCCCCCGGCACGCGAGGTCCGGGAGTTCCACCGGATGTGGGCGGAGAAGGTCGACGGGTTCTCCCGGGCCGCCGTCGTCCTGGCCACCTCGCCGCCGGGGCCGGCGACCCTCGGGCGTGCGCTGGAGCCGATCCGCACCCGGGTCCGCGCCAACGCGCGCCGACTAGGCTGACCGCCCGGCGAGCACTCGGGGGTGCGGTGTGACGGAGGGGACGGCGGTCCGGCGCGGACGGCGGCCGATGAGCGACCGCCGCCGCACCCTGCAGCGCCTGGAGATCTCCCGGGCCGCGATCCGGCTGTTCGGCGAGCACGGCGTCGCCGCGACCGGCGGGGAGCAGATCGCCGAGGCGGTGGGGCTCTCGGCACGCACGTTCTGGCGCTGGTTCCGCACCAAGGAGAGCTGCGTCGAGCCGGTGCTGAGCCTGGCCACCGACGCGTTCACCGCGAGCCTGGCCCGCTGGCCCGACGACACCCCGCTCGCCGAGCACCTCGCACGGGACTACGCCGAGCACCCCGATGCGGGCCCCGACGACGGTGACCTCGTCTTCGAGGTGATCCGGATGAGCCGTTCCGAGCCCGCGCTGCGCGCGATCTGGCTGGTCGTGCAGGAGCGTGCGGAGCCGGTCCTGGCCGGGATCCTCGCCGGCCGGTTCGGCCGCGACGCGGGCGACGTCGCCGTGCGGGTGCACGCCGCGGCGCTCAACGGGGCGCTGCGGGTCGCGACCGAGGACATCGCCGCCGCCACCGCCGACGGGCGCCGCCCACCGGCCGCCCAGCTGCGCGCGCGGCTGTCGGCGGCCGTCGACGCCGCGATCCACGGCGTCGACGGCGAGCGAGCGGCCGGTCAGGGGCCGACCCGCAGCACGTGACCCGCGCCGTTCACCGCGACGAGCACCGACCTCTCCCCGGCCGCGGCGACCCCGGCGAACGGGGCGGGCCGGGTGGCCGCGCCGCTGCGGCAGTCGGCGGGGACGTGCGGCGGCCGGACGTCGAAGGCCAGCCCCGACGGTGACCGTGCGGCCCACCGGGTCGATCCGCAGCAGGCGTCCCGCGGCGGCCTCGGCGCACCACAGCGCGCCCCCGGCGACGGCGAGTCCCTCCGGCCGGTGCAGCCCCGCGGCGAGGACGGTGCCGCGGTCGCCGGCGCGGTCGCGGTCGAGCCGTACGACCTGCCCGCCGCCGGTCAGCGTGGCGTACACGGCGCCGGTCGGGTCGACGGCCACGTCCACCGGCCCGTCGAGTCCCGTGGCGAGCACGGTCACGCTGCCGTCGTCGCCGAGGTGCAGGACCCGCCCGGCGCCGGTCTCGGCGACCAGCAGCGCGTCCGGGCAGGAGGCGACGCCGGTCGCCCCGGCCAGCCCGTCGGCCGCCCGGGTCCAGGCACCGGGACGACCGCGCCACACCCCGGTCCCGGTGGTCACCACCGTGTCGCCGTGGTGCCGGGTGAGTCCGCGGATCCCGCCGCGGACCTCGGTGACGACGTCGCCGAGTGCGGTGACGGCACCGCCACCCACCCGGGCCAGGGAGAAGTGGTCGGCGACGAGCGCGTCCGTCCCGTCGGCGGCCACGCCCCAGGGGCCGCAGAGGCCGGGCGGCAGCACCGTGGTCGCCGTGCCGTCGACGCCGACCCGGACGAGCCCGCCGTGGAAGGCCCCGGTCACCCAGGCCGACCCGTCGGCGGTGAACACGACGTTGTCCGCGCCGCCGACGCCGGTGTCCAGGGTGGCGGTGACCCGCCCGCCCTCCGCGGTCCACAGGGCGCCGCCGCCGTTGGACAGGACGCGAAGCCCGCCCCCCGGGTCGAAGCGCACGGCCACCGGCCGGTCCAGCCCGGCGAGCAGCCGCTCGGGGGTGCCGCCGTCCGGGTCGACCCGCCAGACCTCGCCGGAGAGCAGATGCGGGTAGTACAGGAGCCCGTCCGGGCCGACCTCCATCGCGTTGCCGAGCGCGAGCCCGGTCGCGAGCACCCGCGGCGGCCCGCCGGTCAGGTCGATCTCCAGCAGCCGGCCGTCCGGGCACAGCTCGTTGACGAACAGCCGTCCGCGGTGCCAGGCGATCCCGTCCGGGGCGGTGATCCCGTCGGCGACGACGGTCATGGCCCCGCCGGGTGCCCGGCGCCACACCAGCCCCGCGGGCAGGTCGACGACGAACAGCTCGCCGTCGGCGCCGAACACGAGGTCGTCGGGCGCGGTGAGCGGCCCGTCCGGCCCGAGCACCGTCTCGAGCCCGCCGGTCGCCGGGTCGAACGCGGACACGGTGCCACCGAGGAACTGCGCGATCCAGAGCCGTCCGTCCGGACCGGCCACGATCCCGTTGGACGCCCACAGCGGGTTCGGCGGGCACAGCGGCTCGGCACGCAGCCCGGGCGCGGTCCGCACGGGCCCCCGGTCCGGCCCGGCGACCGGGCGCACGGTCACGGGGCGCCGCCGGAGAGCACGTCGTCCATCCCGCCGGCGCGCCAGTCGCGCAGGATCTGGTGGAACTCGACCGGACCGCCGCCGAACTGCTCGGTGCGCCGTCGCGGGCGGCCCTCGGAGTTGTAGTAGCCGGGCGTGCACTCGGCGAGGAATCCCTGCTGGTCGCGGGCCCGCTCGCGGATCGTCGCGACCCACGCGGCCTCCGCCTCCGCGGTCGGTTCGACGATCCGCACCCCGCGCCGGGCGGCCTCGGCACACACCGCCGCGATGTGCCCGGCCTGCTCCTCCAGCACGTGCGCGAAGTTCGGCGACGCCGAGTTCTGCCCGGCCCCGACGTGGAACAGGTTGGGGAAGCCACGGCTGACCCAGCCGTGCAGCGTGGACAGCCCGTCCGCCCAGTGCTCGGCTAGGGTGACGCCGTCGCGGCCGCGGATGCCGGCCCCGGCCCGGGTGGCGGGGTCGGCGCCGAGCTCGAACCCGGTGGCGAACACGATCGCGTCCACCGGGTACTCGACGCCGTCGACCACCAGGCCGTCGCGGGTGATCCGCTCGACGCCCTGCCCGCCGGTGTCGAGCAGCGTCACGTCGTCCCGGTTGAAGGTCTGCAGGTAGGTGTCGCTGAAGGTGGGGCGCTTGCACATCTGGCGGTACCAGGGCTTGAGCGCCGCGGCCGTCGCCGGGTCGGCGACGATCGCGTCGACCCGGGCCCGGATCTCGTCCATCTTCTCGGCGTCGGCGATCTCCAGCGCCTCGGCCGGCTCCTCGACGCCTCGGGTCCGGGCGAGCCGCCGCGCGCCCCTGACCGGGGCGGTGTCGGTCCACTTGTCCGCGACGCCGTCGGGGCCGAACGAGCCGTGCGGCGCCGGACGCATGTCCATCAGGGCCAGGAAGTCCTCGCGACGGCGGCGCTGCCAGCCCGGGGCCAGCGACCGCCACCAGGCCTCGTCGTAGGGGGCGTCGTCGCGGGTGTCGACCGACGACGGCGTCCGCTGCACGACGTAGAGGTGCCGCGCGGCCCCGGCCAGGTGCGGGACGCACTGGATCGCCGTCGCCCCGGTGCCGACCACGGCGACCGTGCGGTCGCCGATCCGGTCGAGCGGGCCGCCCCGCTCGTCGCCGCCGGTCCAGTCGTAGTCCCACCGGCTGGTGTGGAAGGTGTGCCCGGCGAAGTCGGCGATCCCGGGGATCCCCGGCAGCTTGGGCCGGTTGAACGGCCCGGAGGAGATCACCACGAACCGGGCGGTGACCGTGTCGCCGCGGTCGGTGCCGACCTGCCAGGCCGACGCGTCGTCGTCCCAGACCAGGGTGGTGACCTCGGTGTCGAACAGGGCGTCGCGGTAGAGGTCGAAGTGCTCGCCGATCGCGCGGGCGTGCGCCCGGATCTCCCCGCCCGGCGGGTAGCGACGGCTGGGCATCCCGCCCAGCTCCTCCAGCAGCGGCAGGTAGATCGAGCTCTCGATGTCGCAGGCGATCCCGGGGTAGCGGTTCCAGTACCAGGTCCCGCCGAGATCCCCGGCGACGTCGACGATCCGGATCCGCTCGTGGCCGGCCTGCCGCAGCCGGGCCGCGGCGACCAGCCCGCCGAAGCCGCCGCCGACGACCAGCACGTCCACCTCGTCACGGACCGGGTCGCGGTCGGTGGGCTCGCACCACGGGTCCTCGGCGTAGAAGCCGAACTCCCCGGTCGAGGACCGGTACTGGGCGACGCCGTCGGGTCGCAGCCTGCGGTCGCGCTCGGCGCGGTAGCGCTCCCGCAGCCGGTCCAGGTCGGCCGCGGTGGGGTCGGTGGTCCCGGTGGTCCCGGTCGTCGTCACGCTGGTGGCTCCCTCGGCATCGCATGATCAGCTGCCGCACCAGGGTGGCACGATCTGCCAAAAAGGCACTGTGAGACGAGCGTCTCGTGGTCGGCCCCGACCCGTCTCATTACTGTCGGGCAGTGACATGAAGACACTCGACGACACCCGACGCGGGCGGGCGCCGATGAGCGACCGCCGGCGCGAGCTGCAGCGCCTCGAGATCTCCCGCGCGGCCGTGGCGCTGTTCCGCGAGCACGGCGTGCACGCCACCAGCGGCGAGCGGATCGCCGAGGAGGTCGGACTGTCCGGCCGCACCCTGTGGCGCTGGTTCCGAGCCAAGGAGAGCTGCGTCGAGCCCGTCCTCGCCCGCAGCATCGACGCCGTCGTCGCGACGCTGCGACGCTGGCCGGCGGGGGTGAGCCTCGACGAGCACCTGATCGCCGAGTACCGCCCGCCGGAGGACCCGCGCGACGCCGCCGACGCCGACGCCGCGATGGCCGTCATCGCGCTGTCGCGGACCGAGCCCGGTCTGCGGGCGGTGTGGTTGGCGGTGCACGAGCGGGCCGAGCCGGTGCTCGCCGAGGTGATCGCGGCCCGCGCCGGCCGCGAACCCGGCGACCTCGACGTCCGGGTGCACGCCGCCGCCGTCGCCGCCGCCCTGCGGATCAGCGGCGAGGACCTCGCCGCCGAGCTCGCCGCGGGGGTGCGGTGCGCCGATCCCGTCGACCGACTCGGCCGCGCCCTGCGCGCGGCCACCACGACCCCTCCCCGGGCAGGAGACCCCGCGTGACCACCACCCCGTCCCGTACCGAGCAGGTACCGGCGAGCCGGACCGGAGCGCTGATCGCCGTCCTCGTCGGCGCTGCGTTCGTGATGATCCTCAACGAGACCGTGCTGAGCGTCGCGCTGCGCGACCTGAGCGTCGACCTCGGTGTCCCCGCCACCACCACCCAGTGGCTGAGCAGCGGGTTCCTGCTGACGATGGCCGTGGTCATCCCCACCACCGGCTACCTGCTCGACCGTTTCACCCCGCGGCAGGTCTTCCTCGCCTCGCTCGGGCTGTTCACCGTGGGCACCGCCGTCGCCGGGTTCGCGCCCGGCTTCGCGATGCTGCTCGTCGGCCGCATCGTGCAGGCGGGCGGTACGGCGATGATGATCCCGCTGCTGATGACCACGATCCTGCGCCTGGTGCCCGCCGAGCGGCGCGGCGCGACGATGGGCACGATCACGATCGTCATCGCCGTCGCGCCCGCGATCGGTCCGACGATCGGCGGCGCGATCCTGTCCGGTCTCGGCTGGCGCTGGATGTTCTGGCTGGTCCTACCGCTGGCCGTGCTCGCGATGGCGGCCGGCGCCCGGTGGCTGCGCATCGACGGCGGCGGCCGCCCGGTCCCGCTCGACGTGGTCTCGGTGCTGCTGTCCGCCGTCGGGTTCGGCGGGCTGGTCTACGGGCTGTCCTCGCTGGGCGGCCACGGCGGCGGGGGGCTCCCGCCGTGGGTGCCGGTCGTCGTCGGGCTGGTCGCGTTGGCCGTGTTCGTGCTGCGCCAGCTGCGGCTGATGCGCGACGGCCGTGCCCTGCTGGACCTGCGCCCGTTCCGGCGGCGCCAGTTCGTCGTGGCGCTGGTGCTCACCGCGCTGGTGCTGCTGTCGCTGATCGGCGTCGCGGCGGTGTTGCTGCCGCTCTACCTGCAGACCGTGCTCGGCACGAGCACGCTGGTCTCCGGGCTCGTGGTGCTGCCCGGCGGGCTGCTGCTCGGGCTGCTCGGCCGTCCGGTCGGCGCGCTGTTCGACCGCGTCGGGGCCCGGCCGTTGGTGATCCCGGGCGCGGTGCTGATGGCGGCCGGCCTGCTGCTGTTCTCCACCCTCGGCCCGGGCACCCCGCTCGGCGTGGTCGTGGCCTTCCACCTGGTCCTGATGGGTGGGCTCGCGCTGATGATGACGCCGCTGATGACCGAGGCGCTGGGCTCGCTGCCCGACGAGCTGTACTCCCACGGCAGCGCGATCCTCTCCACGCTGCAGCAGGTCGCGGGCGCGCTGGGGACGGCGTTGTTCGTCACCGTCGCCGCGCTGGGCTCGGCCGCCGCCGGGGCCTCCCCGGACGCGAGCGGGCTGCACGCCGCGTTCGCCGTCGCCGGTGGGGTCGGGGTGCTGGCCGTCCTGCTGTCGCTACTGGTCCGGCGCCGCGCCGCGGCGGAGACCCCGGTCGGCTGAGGGCGGGGCCGCCACCGCGGCGTCGACCACGGCCGCCGCGTCCCCGACGGCGATCGTGCCGGAGCTCAGCACCCGGCACACCGCGCCGCCGCGGTCGTGCAGGGCGCGGCGCGCCCCCGGTCCGACGGCGGTCTCCATCACCCGGCAGGGCGCGGCCCGGCGCACCACCTCCAGCTCGACCCCGCCGAGCCGGAGCTTGGTCCCGGGTGTCGTCGGGACGATGCCGTGGTCGAGGGTGACGGTGCGCCGGGTGCGGCCCGAGGGGACCGGCGCACCGAGCTCGGCGGCCGCGGCGTCGAGCTCGTCGCGGCTCTGCACCGACACGTGCCGGTGCCGGGTGCCGAAGTACCGGTCGCCGACGACGCCGCTGCCCGCGAGCACCTCGACGCGCTCGACGTCGTGCATCGGCCCACCCCGCTCCGCGGCGACGTGCAACCCGAGGACATTCACTCCACCGTCACCGACTTCGCGAGGTTCCGCGGCCGGTCCACGTCGCGTCCGAGCGCGACGGCGGTGTGCCGGGCCAGCAGCTGCAGCGGGATCCCGAGCAGGATCGGGGCCAGCTCCGGCTCCGTGCGCGGGACCCGCAGCACGGCGTCGGCGAGCCCGGCGGGCAGCTCGGCGTCGGTCACCGCGATCACCGGGCCGCCCCGGGCCCGGATCTGCTCGATCGTGCCGACGTTCTTCGCGAGCAGCTCGTCGTCGGGCACCACCACGACGCTGGGCATGTCCGGGGTGACCAGTGCCAGCGGGCCGTGCTTGAGCTCGGAGGCGGGGTAGGCCTCGGCGTGGCAGTAGGAGATCTCCTTGAGCTTCTGCGCACCCTCCCGCGCGACCGGGCTGGCCCGGGTGCGTCCGACGAAGAACATCGACGACGCGTGCGCCCACCGACGTGCGACCGCGGCGACCGTGCCGTGGGCGGCGTCCTCGGCGAGGACGGCCTCGACGTGGCGGGGCAGCGCGGCAAGCCCGTCGAGCAGCCGCCGCCCGTCGGCCACCGACAGGTCCCGCACCCGGCCCAGCAGCACCGCGAGCATCGCGAACGTCACGCTCATGGTCGTGACGGCCTTGGTCGAGGCGACCGACACCTCCGGCCCGGAGTGCAGGAACACCCCGGCCCCGCACTCGCGGGAGATCGCCGAGCCGATCACGTTCACCGCGCCGATCACCCGTCCGCCCTTGCGGCGCAGCTCCTGCACCGCGGCGAGGGTGTCGGCGGTCTCGCCGGACTGGCTCACCGCGACGTAGAGGCAGTCCGGGTCGACGACCGGGTTGCGGTGACGGAACTCGCCGGCCGGTTCGGCCGCCGCCGGGATGCGGGCCAGCTGCTCGACCAGCCCGGCGCCGATCTCCCCCGCGTAATAGGCCGACCCGCAGCCCAGGAACAGCACCCGCCGCACCCCGCGCAGCTCGCGGGGGTCCATCCCGAGCCCGCCGAGCCGGGCGGTGGCGAACCGGGTGTCGAGCCGCCCGGCCAGCGCCCGGCGGACGGCGTCGGGCTGCTCGGCGATCTCCTTCGCCAGGAAGTCCGGATGCCCGCCGAGCGCGTAGTCCTCCGACCCGGTGTCGACGGTGGTCGGGCTGATCCGGGTGGAGCCCTCGATGCCGTCGGCGCGCACGGTGACGATCTCGCCGTCGTCGAGGAACACGACCTTCTGGGTGTGCCGCACGACCGCGGCGAGGTCGGACGCGACGACCATCTCCCCGTCGCCGATGCCGAGCACGATCGGGCTGCCGTTGCGCGCCACGACGATCTCGGGGGTGCGGGCGTCGAGCACGGCGAGCCCGTAGGTGCCCTCGACGCCGGCGAGCGCCGTGCGCACCGCGTCGGCGAGGGTGGCGGCACCACCCTGGAGTGCCTCGCCGACCAGGTGCGCGAGCGCCTCGGAGTCGGTGTCGCTGCGCAGTACGACCCCGCGGGCGGTGAGCCCCGCACGCAGCGCGTCGGCGTTCTCGACGATGCCGTTGTGCACGATCGCGACCCGCCCGGACGCGTCGGTGTGCGGGTGCGCGTTGGCCTCGCTCGGCTCGCCGTGGGTCGCCCACCGGGTGTGCGCGACGCCCGACCGGCCCGGGGGAGGGGCCTCACCCAGCAGCGCTCGCAGGTCCTCCACCCGTCCGGCGGTGCGCCGCACCGTCACCTTCCGGCGGTGCGCCACCGCCAGGCCCGCCGAGTCGTAGCCCCGGTACTCCAGCCGGGACAACCCGTCGAGCAGCACGCCCGCGGCCTCCCGCGGCCCCACGTAACCCACGATCCCGCACATGCACGTCCCTCTGTCGTCGTGTCCGTCTTCGTGTCAGCCGTAGACGATCCGGCGCAGCCGCCGCTGGGAGACGTCCCCGGGGGCGACCACCCGCCCGGCGAGCTCGGCCGCGATCCGCGGCCAGATCTCGTCGTTGCGCCGGTCGCGGGCCTGGAGCTCGCGGTGCCGGCGGCGGACGAACTCCTCGGTGGTCTCGCCGAAGTAGGCGACGACGTCGGCGACCACGCGGGCCGCCACCGGCTCGGTGAGCCCGGTGGTGGCGGCCACGTGTCGCACGAGATCCGGATCCACGCCGTCGATCCTGACCGGGTGGGGGACAAAGGGCCAGAACTCTGCCCGGAATCGGGCAGGGATCAGCGATCGCGGGCGATCCGGAAGGTGAACTCCAGCAGTCGCCACTCCCCGTCGGGCTCGACTCCGTCGGGCATCGGGCCGGTGCGTGGGGCGAACTC is a window from the Pseudonocardia sp. HH130629-09 genome containing:
- a CDS encoding MOSC domain-containing protein, producing the protein MHDVERVEVLAGSGVVGDRYFGTRHRHVSVQSRDELDAAAAELGAPVPSGRTRRTVTLDHGIVPTTPGTKLRLGGVELEVVRRAAPCRVMETAVGPGARRALHDRGGAVCRVLSSGTIAVGDAAAVVDAAVAAPPSADRGLRRGAAPDQ
- the glmS gene encoding glutamine--fructose-6-phosphate transaminase (isomerizing), with product MCGIVGYVGPREAAGVLLDGLSRLEYRGYDSAGLAVAHRRKVTVRRTAGRVEDLRALLGEAPPPGRSGVAHTRWATHGEPSEANAHPHTDASGRVAIVHNGIVENADALRAGLTARGVVLRSDTDSEALAHLVGEALQGGAATLADAVRTALAGVEGTYGLAVLDARTPEIVVARNGSPIVLGIGDGEMVVASDLAAVVRHTQKVVFLDDGEIVTVRADGIEGSTRISPTTVDTGSEDYALGGHPDFLAKEIAEQPDAVRRALAGRLDTRFATARLGGLGMDPRELRGVRRVLFLGCGSAYYAGEIGAGLVEQLARIPAAAEPAGEFRHRNPVVDPDCLYVAVSQSGETADTLAAVQELRRKGGRVIGAVNVIGSAISRECGAGVFLHSGPEVSVASTKAVTTMSVTFAMLAVLLGRVRDLSVADGRRLLDGLAALPRHVEAVLAEDAAHGTVAAVARRWAHASSMFFVGRTRASPVAREGAQKLKEISYCHAEAYPASELKHGPLALVTPDMPSVVVVPDDELLAKNVGTIEQIRARGGPVIAVTDAELPAGLADAVLRVPRTEPELAPILLGIPLQLLARHTAVALGRDVDRPRNLAKSVTVE